Proteins found in one Sardina pilchardus chromosome 3, fSarPil1.1, whole genome shotgun sequence genomic segment:
- the LOC134076024 gene encoding pancreatic secretory granule membrane major glycoprotein GP2-like isoform X2, which translates to MMKKSMMMIPLSLYLPLLAMILHAPQATAAQESDPCYNYTVLNDTWRATTNLDRSSQICDSASFDVKYNVSYGGREWQGWYLFVHQEVSVRIPNTCVPWSRCGTIVALWLNGTHPRPEDGIVTRQVCGHWSSGCCHFKPPSIQVKACPGNYTVYKLVDPFLCHSAYCTDLSDTGALPTRSPDPSRSCCWSADEGLCC; encoded by the exons atgatgaagaagagcATGATGATGATTCCACTGTCGTTATATCTCCCCCTGCTGGCTATGA TTCTACACGCCCCCCAAGCCACGGCAGCCCAAGAGAGTGACCCGTGTTACAACTACACTGTGCTGAACGACACCTGGAGGGCCACCACCAACCTGGACCGATCATCACAAATATGCGACAGTGCCAGTTTTGATGTAAAGTATAATGTCAGTTATGGAGGCAGAGAGTGGCAGGGCTGGTACCTGTTTGTCCACCAGGAAGTGAGCGTTCGGATTCCCAACACATGTGTGCCTTGGTCTCGATGTGGCACCATTGTAGCCCTCTGGCTGAACGGCACTCACCCGCGCCCAGAGGATGGCATCGTCACCAGGCAGGTGTGTGGGCACTGGAGTAGTGGCTGCTGCCATTTCAAACCACCATCCATCCAGGTTAAAGCGTGTCCTGGAAACTACACTGTTTACAAACTAGTGGATCCTTTCCTCTGTCATTCGGCGTACTGTACAG ATTTGAGTGATACAGGAGCCCTTCCAACTAGAAGTCCTGATccaagtag GTCATGTTGTTGGTCTGCTGATGAAGGTCTCTGCTGTTGA
- the LOC134076024 gene encoding pancreatic secretory granule membrane major glycoprotein GP2-like isoform X1, which yields MMKKSMMMIPLSLYLPLLAMILHAPQATAAQESDPCYNYTVLNDTWRATTNLDRSSQICDSASFDVKYNVSYGGREWQGWYLFVHQEVSVRIPNTCVPWSRCGTIVALWLNGTHPRPEDGIVTRQVCGHWSSGCCHFKPPSIQVKACPGNYTVYKLVDPFLCHSAYCTDLSDTGALPTRSPDPSHVVGLLMKVSAVETLNETEIEEQILKPFGEALRAQGVNVTGIRLRAVRQVGP from the exons atgatgaagaagagcATGATGATGATTCCACTGTCGTTATATCTCCCCCTGCTGGCTATGA TTCTACACGCCCCCCAAGCCACGGCAGCCCAAGAGAGTGACCCGTGTTACAACTACACTGTGCTGAACGACACCTGGAGGGCCACCACCAACCTGGACCGATCATCACAAATATGCGACAGTGCCAGTTTTGATGTAAAGTATAATGTCAGTTATGGAGGCAGAGAGTGGCAGGGCTGGTACCTGTTTGTCCACCAGGAAGTGAGCGTTCGGATTCCCAACACATGTGTGCCTTGGTCTCGATGTGGCACCATTGTAGCCCTCTGGCTGAACGGCACTCACCCGCGCCCAGAGGATGGCATCGTCACCAGGCAGGTGTGTGGGCACTGGAGTAGTGGCTGCTGCCATTTCAAACCACCATCCATCCAGGTTAAAGCGTGTCCTGGAAACTACACTGTTTACAAACTAGTGGATCCTTTCCTCTGTCATTCGGCGTACTGTACAG ATTTGAGTGATACAGGAGCCCTTCCAACTAGAAGTCCTGATccaa GTCATGTTGTTGGTCTGCTGATGAAGGTCTCTGCTGTTGAGACTTTGAATGAAACTGAGATTGAGGAGCAGATACTGAAGCCA TTTGGAGAAGCCCTGAGAGCACAAGGAGTAAATGTTACTGGGATCCGGTTGAGAGCAGTTCGTCAGGTTGGACCTTAG